The Nevskiales bacterium genome has a window encoding:
- a CDS encoding addiction module antidote protein, producing MPAGGPNSACADAARHLHKPEAIAAYLNDAIASGSDAEFIAALGTVARARGMSRIARETKLGRESLYKALGGSANPSFATVDKVLHSLGVRVMVTPAAKRIARSRRQGLQKPHAKTD from the coding sequence TTGCCGGCAGGCGGGCCCAATAGCGCCTGTGCCGACGCCGCCAGGCACCTCCACAAGCCGGAGGCGATTGCTGCTTACCTGAACGACGCCATCGCGAGCGGCAGTGACGCAGAATTCATCGCCGCGCTGGGCACCGTTGCCCGTGCGCGCGGCATGTCGCGGATTGCGCGCGAGACAAAACTCGGAAGGGAAAGCCTTTACAAGGCTCTGGGCGGTAGTGCCAATCCCAGCTTTGCCACTGTGGACAAGGTTCTGCACTCGCTGGGCGTGCGGGTCATGGTGACTCCGGCCGCAAAACGGATCGCGCGAAGCAGGCGGCAAGGGTTACAAAAGCCGCACGCGAAAACCGATTAA
- a CDS encoding ATP-binding protein, with product MTYQRAQAKILSRRLHEPRRFLQVVAGPRQVGKTTLVQQVTEACGLPVRFASADEPALRGAAWIAQQWEAARLEAQEAGRRGAVLVLDEIQKIPGWSETVKRLWDEDTRTRRPLKVLILGSAPLLIADGLTESLAGRFEMLHLPHWSFAEMHEAFGWSLEEYVFYGGYPGAAPLIREPKRWTRYVLDSLIETSISRDVLLLTRVDKPALLRRVFELSCRYSGQVLSYTKMLGQLQDAGNVTTLAHYLDLLSGAGLVRGLPKYTGDVARQRGSSPKLQVLNTALLSAQSGLSLKQARTDPSFWGRLAESAVGAHLANAAAVGECALYYWRERQHEVDFVVESGRRLTAIEVKSGYVPRVHGGIEAFGAAFKPKRTLLVGGDGVELEQFLAKPVGHWVE from the coding sequence GTGACGTACCAGCGCGCGCAAGCGAAGATCCTGAGCCGGCGGCTGCATGAGCCGCGGCGCTTCCTGCAGGTAGTGGCCGGGCCGCGGCAGGTCGGGAAGACCACGCTGGTGCAACAGGTGACGGAGGCCTGCGGTTTGCCCGTGCGCTTCGCCAGTGCCGACGAGCCCGCCCTGCGCGGAGCCGCCTGGATCGCTCAGCAATGGGAGGCGGCGCGGCTCGAGGCCCAAGAAGCGGGTCGCCGCGGTGCGGTGCTGGTGCTGGACGAAATCCAGAAAATTCCAGGCTGGTCGGAAACGGTCAAACGACTGTGGGACGAGGATACGCGAACCCGCCGCCCGCTCAAGGTGCTGATACTGGGTTCCGCCCCGCTGCTGATCGCTGACGGACTCACAGAGAGCCTGGCCGGCCGCTTCGAGATGCTGCATTTGCCGCACTGGTCGTTTGCGGAGATGCACGAGGCCTTCGGCTGGTCGCTGGAAGAATATGTTTTCTATGGCGGATACCCGGGTGCGGCGCCGCTCATCCGCGAGCCGAAGCGCTGGACCCGTTATGTACTCGATTCCCTGATCGAAACCTCGATTTCCCGCGACGTGCTACTGCTTACGCGCGTGGACAAGCCGGCGCTGCTGCGACGCGTGTTCGAGCTGTCCTGCCGCTACTCGGGGCAGGTGCTGTCCTATACCAAGATGTTGGGACAGCTTCAGGACGCCGGCAACGTAACCACGCTGGCACATTATCTGGACCTGCTCAGCGGGGCGGGTCTGGTACGTGGGCTGCCGAAATACACAGGTGATGTGGCGCGGCAGCGCGGTTCCAGTCCGAAACTTCAGGTGCTCAACACAGCGCTGCTGAGCGCACAGTCCGGCCTGAGCCTGAAACAGGCGCGCACAGACCCGTCGTTTTGGGGGCGCCTGGCCGAGTCGGCGGTTGGCGCACATCTGGCTAATGCAGCGGCGGTGGGCGAATGTGCGCTGTACTACTGGCGCGAGCGACAGCATGAGGTGGACTTCGTGGTCGAGTCGGGTCGTCGGCTAACGGCCATTGAGGTCAAAAGCGGTTACGTGCCCCGTGTTCATGGCGGCATCGAGGCTTTTGGTGCTGCGTTCAAACCGAAACGGACATTGTTGGTTGGCGGCGACGGCGTAGAGCTGGAGCAGTTTCTCGCCAAACCTGTGGGGCATTGGGTCGAGTAA
- a CDS encoding DUF4197 domain-containing protein encodes MPVRFTLVLLLPMLAACNSLNLKQVTEALGGTGTLSEAEITAGLKEALATGTERAVTRIGRTDGFWRNPALRIPLPEKLRKAESALRQLGQGDKVDAFHLSLNRAAEQAVPEAAAIFGAAIRDMTLSDARGILRGPDDAATVYFRDKTSTALSAKFRPRVAQATDAVGVTRRYKEMLGKLGTLLPGADLSAQDIDAYVTDRALAALFTTLAEEEKRIREEPLARTTELLRRVFGGERG; translated from the coding sequence ATGCCGGTCCGTTTCACCCTCGTGCTGCTGCTCCCCATGCTCGCCGCCTGCAACAGCCTCAACCTGAAGCAGGTCACCGAGGCGCTCGGTGGCACGGGCACACTGTCGGAGGCCGAGATCACGGCGGGTCTTAAGGAGGCACTGGCCACCGGCACCGAGCGCGCTGTCACGCGCATCGGCCGCACCGACGGCTTCTGGCGCAACCCCGCGTTGCGCATCCCGTTGCCGGAGAAACTGCGCAAGGCCGAAAGCGCGCTGCGCCAGCTCGGGCAGGGCGACAAGGTGGATGCCTTCCACCTAAGCCTGAACCGCGCCGCCGAGCAGGCGGTGCCGGAGGCCGCCGCGATCTTCGGCGCCGCGATCCGCGACATGACGCTCAGCGATGCGCGCGGCATCCTGCGCGGGCCGGACGACGCCGCCACCGTGTATTTCCGTGACAAAACCAGCACCGCACTCAGCGCGAAATTCCGGCCCAGGGTCGCGCAGGCCACCGACGCGGTCGGCGTCACCCGTCGCTATAAGGAGATGCTCGGCAAGCTCGGCACGCTGCTGCCGGGCGCCGACCTGTCGGCGCAGGACATCGACGCCTATGTCACCGACCGCGCCCTGGCCGCGCTGTTCACCACGCTGGCCGAGGAAGAAAAGCGCATCCGCGAAGAGCCGCTCGCGCGCACGACCGAGCTGCTGCGGCGGGTGTTTGGTGGCGAGCGAGGTTAA